The Polypterus senegalus isolate Bchr_013 chromosome 7, ASM1683550v1, whole genome shotgun sequence genome segment TGAGGGTTCACTGGTCATACTGATCGTAAAATTTGAATGTCGCATGAAAAACAAACTCTACTCTGCAGTACTTTGAATCTGCCATTCTATATTTCTTTAATATCTGACTATATTGTAAGCAAACATTAAGATTAATGTTTGTCCTtatacctttttttattttttacctaatTCCATGACATTAGCAAAGGCTTAtattttttgttctcatttttcttgtattttaaatatCGTGTAATCTTTTTTGATAAGCAcagtatttttgtcttttatcaaataaaaaaaagacccaATTTATTTCTGACAGTTTGCAGTATTTCTAATTCTATCACTACGACTTTACATACATTGTTACAAGTGTGTTTTGTTTAAGTAGGCTACACACTATTTTCCCTCCAATCTCTacattttttctgtacaatattttggcaaaaaaatatagttttttgTTTGGTATTAAGCATGACTTCAAAACTTTAGTGATAACAATCAGAGGCAAAGCAAGTTAATGGTCATCTTCTTCAAATATTTACTTATTCATAGTATGGTACAATAAGGATGTGGTTATGTTCATACTCAGAGCAGGAATCAtgcataaaaagtttaaaactttTACAATTCAACTTATCATTTTAGTAATTACCTATTTAGTACATTGACAACATTTTCAGATTTGCTTCACATATCAGACATAGGtttagataaaaaaagaaaaccaataagACATGTAAGGCTGTCCAACATTTGTACTTTAACTTTTCTGCAATGAGGGGATTCTGACTAAATACTACCCACCTATGAAGTGAAATCTTTCACTTATACCATTCAACACATCGGGATGAGCCTCTAGCACCATGCGGACAATGAAAGCCATCTCTGACTACATTAATATGCATCCAACAAAGATGACACACATGGACAACTTGGTACATGATGAAAGGTAAACCTATCGTATCACTgtgaaagaaagaatttaacaaaaatatcaatagtaATACTAGAGAAAACAAGCAAGCAAAAAGGCAACAACAGGAGAATAAGCTGGTACAATGTTTAAGTTAGAGcaatggcagacacaaaaaaacaaacacaagtcAGGAGGCAAAAAAtatgacagataaagagttgctAAGCAGCAAAAAAACTTCACTAAAAAGAAATGAGATCTGTCAGCCAAAAAAGATTGTGAAAACAGATTATGGAATAATATCTAATTTCCTGGCACAGATAATTCCTGCAGCATGCCTTTTGAAACCATTCAAAGTCAATTCTTAGTTACAAAGATCACACATTAATTCTTTGGTGATATAACTGATTGTGAGACAGTCTATATTTATGGCTTCATTAATACTTATCAAAGCCCAATATAATGTATTCATTCAAAATGTACGAATGGTCACTTGTACGGTGATATATGGTCTCTAGTATCTAAAATGTCATTCTGCAAAGCCTATTCTCTAGTATGTTAAAAGTTATACTGGAAAGTCTATCTTTTGTGTTATTCTTTCCTAAGCTAATTAAGGGTTTGAAAATAGAAATTGTCTCAGATTGGCTGATATAGCATTAAGCTTTTCAAAATACCACACCTGCTCCAGCTTTAAGTTAGACAAGAAAGAAGGTCTTCTATAACTGCCAGTGTTGTGATAATTAAGTTAGTACTTTCAGTCTCTTTATGTAACAATAGTGAGAATGTCTTTTAATAGACAGAAATGACTAAAACTCAAATAAGAAAGCACAGTTTATAAGAATCATTGCATATCTCTTCTATTGATCACAGAACTTAGGAATCTAGAGTAGTGAGAACCATTTGGTGGATTTAACACTCTGGGAATCACAACATCCTGTGTTTTCATCAGCACAGCTGCTCTAGGTTCTGAATGGCACAGCCTCTCTCGATGCTCCCAAAACAAGCTGGCATCATGTGGTCCATGAGGAATTTCAGCAAGAGCAGCATTCtaacaacaaaaacattcaaGAAACAAATACATCAAAATAGACTCAAACATTCTTCCACCTATTCTGTGAACTACCTAAGAATTACTCTCAGTTCTTACCCTAAACAAACATTTACAACTTAACAATTCTTGCACATTTTTTAAgagaataaattttaaaactacatTATCCTTTCTTGAATAATTTTCTGAATTGAAAAATCCAATTCAAGAGATCCCAATTTATGCACATTAATTTCAGTACATATGATAGGCAACAGAGGTGGTGGCAATGTGAGCAGCACACCAAAGTAAATACTTTACTTGATGGGATGCTTTCACACTGTGGTTTAAATGTTCCCATATAATTCCACTCTAACATACTGTATTGTAAGTAAACAGTATTCTGTTTTATAGCTTTGTTTAGGACTTGAATTGCTTGTTGCAGGGTAAAGCTCTGGCTTCCCAGGACAATGACCTGGAAAAAGTGGTCTAAAATCTAATGGGCTGGATGGTATTAAGTACagataggtccataaatatttggacagagacaactttttttctaattttggttctgtacattaccacaatgaattttaaatgaaacaactcagatgcagctgaagtgcagactttctgctttaattcagtgggttgaacaagacgattgcataaaaatggtGAGGCAacgaaagcatttttttaacacaatcccttcatttcaggggctcaaaagtaattggacaattgactcaaatgttatttcatgggcaggtgtgggcaagtccgtcgttatgtcattatcaattaagtagataaaaggcctggagatgatttgaggtgtggtgcttgcatgtggaagactttgctatgaacagacaacatgcggttaaaggagctctccatgcaggtgaaagaagccatccttaagctgcgaaaacagaaaaaacccatccgagaaattgctacaatattacgagtggcaaaatctacagtttggtacatcctgagaaagaaagcaagcactggtgaactcagcaacgcaaaaagacctggacgtccacagaagacaacagtggtggatgatcgcagaatcatttccaaggtgaagagaaaccccttcacaacagccaaccaagtgaacaacactctccagggggtaggcgtattgatatccaagtctaccataaagagaagactgcatgaaagtaaatacagagggtgcactgcaaggtgcaagccactcataagcctcaagaatagaaaggctagattggactttgctaaagaacatctaaaaaagccagcacagttctggaaaaacattctttggacagatgaaaccaagatcaacctctaccagaatgatggcaataaaaaagtatggagaaggcgtggaacagctcattatccaaagcataccacatcatctgtaaaacatggtggaggcagggtgatggcttgggcgtgcatggctgccagtggtacTGGGACACTAGTATTTATTTATGATGTGACACagaacagaagc includes the following:
- the LOC120532724 gene encoding testis-expressed protein 43-like; the encoded protein is MDSIATNTEIKGLVHVHIPVFSASLPVIPKRYIMPWKKDMKNRKLILKNAALAEIPHGPHDASLFWEHRERLCHSEPRAAVLMKTQDVVIPRVLNPPNGSHYSRFLSSVINRRDMQ